A genomic region of Papaver somniferum cultivar HN1 chromosome 7, ASM357369v1, whole genome shotgun sequence contains the following coding sequences:
- the LOC113300088 gene encoding uncharacterized protein LOC113300088 yields the protein MHANINNLFIFLSSHHKKLKSIFFSNITQTILFNSHRPVMATYPQPQVSSITSQMQQTNIGVVKPQRRTLGSAQVISNAVDEWSNSVLGKVFCPEILEVGEVRDEINAIWKKYKSKETKVMGPNLFVFNFSTTNDQEDIIKKSPWTVKGYLLAVEIYNPRIPLADIKFLHQNWTVKFRNLQLEHLNVSMIDEIIQDLGREKLEIDPPNAHPRIGRMVKARIRMELTSALKRGVWLRTTSGGEVWIKYHWEKQPYNLCDECFVIDHSDNNCEQVALQLQLDSMSAEEYDVWSREQEAENFLWWLRLEKITVMLT from the coding sequence ATGCACGCCAATATAAATAACCTCttcatttttctctcttctcatcACAAAAAACTAAAATCGATATTCTTTTCCAATATCACTCAAACCATCCTGTTCAATTCTCATCGTCCTGTTATGGCAACTTATCCTCAACCTCAAGTCTCTAGTATCACTTCTCAAATGCAACAAACAAATATTGGGGTTGTCAAACCTCAAAGAAGAACGCTAGGATCTGCTCAAGttattagcaacgctgtagacgAGTGGAGCAATAGTGTGCTTGGTAAGGTCTTTTGCCCGGAGATTTTAGAAGTTGGAGAAGTACGAGATGAAATCAATGCGATTTGGAAGAAATACAAAAGCAAGGAAACAAAAGTTATGGGTCCTAATCTCTTCGTCTTCAATTTTAGCACCACCAACGATCAAGAGGATATCATCAAAAAGTCCCCATGGACAGTAAAAGGTTACCTGCTTGCTGTAGAGATTTATAATCCAAGGATTCCATTGGCTGATAttaaatttcttcatcaaaactGGACTGTCAAATTCAGAAACCTTCAACTTGAACATCTAAATGTGTCCATGATAGATGAGATTATTCAAGATCTTGGTAGAGAAAAATTGGAAATAGATCCCCCTAATGCACATCCAAGGATTGGCAGAATGGTGAAGGCTAGGATCAGAATGGAATTAACTTCCGCACTCAAAAGAGGTGTTTGGCTGAGAACAACATCTGGAGGTGAAGTTTGGATCAAGTATCATTGGGAAAAGCAACCGTATAATTTATGTGATGAATGCTTCGTTATTGATCATTCTGATAATAACTGTGAACAAGTTGCTCTTCAGCTACAACTTGATTCTATGTCAGCTGAAGAATATGATGTATGGAGTCGGGAACAGGAAGCTGAAAACTTTTTGTGGTGGCTGCGCTTGGAGAAAATAACGGTGATGTTAACATAA